Below is a genomic region from Kazachstania africana CBS 2517 chromosome 9, complete genome.
AACCTGCAATCaacgatgatgataaagACCGTACATATATACACGACGTAGAATTTTATAACgtattcaaattttaatgcCTCGGAGGCCAGCCTCCTTAATTGTTTTCTAAGCGGATGAAAGCACATGTAACCCGTGACTAACATTCTGTTATTTATGCttttttattcttatttttactTTACAGGGAGGGAAAATATACTTCTGTGCGCCTTATTTTTACGATGTGTGCCCAGTCCGATCACTCTTTTCCCTCTCCTTTTCTCTTAACCTCGATTATCAGGAGTTTAACACCGAATTTAGAGATGAATGGTTGTAGTCATCATATCGTCATTCTAAGAAATAAACTTTTGCATACATTTTTATAAACACAAAAGTTCGATACGGTGTGAAAAAGATGCCATATATAAGTAAAGGAGCTTTAATAGATACTCCTAAAATACGTCGAACTTTCTTTGGCAATTCTTCAACCAATTTCTTACACACTTAAAAAACTATTAAGTAATGAGAGCTCTAGCATATTTTGCTAAAGGTGATATTCATTTCACCAAGGATCTAGTTGAGCCAAAAATTAGTACCCCAGATGAGTTAATTCTAGAAATTAATTACTGTGGTATATGTGGTACGGATCTACACGAATACATTGATGGACCAATTTTCTTCCCAGAGGATGGCGAAACAAATGAGTTAAGTGGTTCAGGTTTACCACAGGCCATGGGCCATGAAATTGCTGGTACTGTTGTGAAAATCGGCCCTAAAGTAACCAAGTTCAAAGTCGGTGATCATGTAGTCGTGCAACCTAACGGTACTTGTAAAGATAGATATCGCTGGCCACACTCTCCTCATGTGAACAAACCGTGGTGTTCAGCTTGTAAGAAGGGTCACTACAACGTATGTTCTAATTTAGGTTTAATTGGTAATGGTGTCCAAAGCGGAGGCTGTGCTGAAAGGATGTGTATAAATGAGTCGCATTGTTTCAAGGTGCCTAAGGATATGCCTATGGATATTGCAGCTTTGATCCAACCAATTGCAGTTTCATGGCATGCTATCAAAGTTGCTCGATTCAAAAGAGGTGGTTCAGTATTGGTAATAGGAGGTGGGCCAATTGGACTATGTACTCTTTTGGCTTTGCAAGGACATGGCTGTTCAGATATCGTTGTTTCAGAACCAGCAAAAGTAAGAAGAGAATTAGCTGAGCGAATGGGTGCCACTACTTACGATCCTTCTCAACATaatactgaaaaaaatatccaaaatttaagaaaaatgatCCTGGGGGGTGACGGTTTTGATTACGTATTTGATAATTCCGGGACACCTGAAACATTGGAGACCGCCATTGAATGCCTGACCGTAAGGGGAACGGCCGTTAATGTGGCCATGTGGCCCCCACATAAGCGTGTTGAATTCTCTCCTATGGCAGTCacaaaggaagaaaagatatataCAGGATCTATGTGCTACACACagtttgattttgaaggtGTTATTGATGCTTTCGAAAGAGGTTTAATTGACAAGGACATTGCAAGGCACATGATTACTGCCAAGGTGCCCATAGAAGACGGCCTTGAAGACGCCATCTTAAGACTGATCACACACAAGGAACAAACTATCAAGTTGTTATTGACCCCTAATCTTCACGGGGAACTGGACTCCTGAATCATTTATGTAATTTACATCCATAGTTGTTATATGTATCAAATAAGCATTgtgcaattttttttttcgacAGATATGACTTGTTATAGAGACAGTTAAGAGAAACATCTCCGAAAATAATGGCCTGATTAAATAACGATTGAAAGGGAAGGAGGAATGAGGGATAATTCACGCAATTGACTAGAAAGGTAGCAAACTCCACTTTCGTAGTTTCTTATCTTACTCGTTTTTGTTATAAAAGGTGTTAATAATATCTTTTTAAGAATTCAGTCATACATTAGAGTCATTCTAGTAGAACCTTACCTCCAAAAGGCGACAATGAGAGGTTTAGCTTACTTCAAAAAGAGAGATATTCATTTTACCAAGGATCTACCAGAGCCCAAAATTAATGTTGATGACGAAATTATCATTGACGTCAGCTACTGTGGGATATGTGGTTCTGATCTACATGAATATTTAGAGGGCCCAATCTTTATGCcaaaagataatgaaacgAACGAGATCTCCAATCTATCATTACCCTTAGCAATGGGTCACGAAATGAGTGGTATAGTGAGGGAAGTGGGTAAGAACGTCACAAAAGTGAAAAAGGGGGACAAGGTTGTAGTAGAAGCCAGCTCTGCTTGTTCTGATGTTCACCGGTTCGCTACTGGAAAGCATTACGGTGAGGAAAAATGTCCTAACTGTGCAAGAGGTTACGATAATTGTTGTGCCTATGCAGGCTTTACTGGCTTGGGTTTTATTGGTGGTGGATTCGCTGAACAAATTCTGGTAGGCGAACAACACATTGTGCGTATACCAGACGAAATACCATTAGATGTAGCGGCTTTAGTAGAACCCCTTTCGGTTACGTGGCATGCAGCTAAAGTTGGAAAATTCGTAAAGGGAAGTACAGCATTAATTCTAGGTTCTGGTCCAATTGGTTTGGCTATGATTCTAGTTTTAAAGGCGCTTGGGGCTAGTAAAATTGTTGTCTCAGAAGTAGCCCAAGTTAGAAGGAAGTTAGCAGAAAAGATGAAGGTCGAAGTTTTTGACCCATCAGTACACGGCAAAAATACATCCAACGAATTACGTCTTCTGACAGAAAATAAAGACGGTTTCGATTTTGCCTTTGATTGTTCCGGTCTAGAAGTTACTATGAATACGGCAATTCATGCGACAAAATGTAGAGGCACTATTGTTAATGTTGCAGTATGGGGTTCTACAATGGAATTCAATATGATGGACATCACATTGCAAGAAAAGACCTTAATTGGTTCTATTGGATATGTTGTCCGCGATTTCGAGGAAGTAGTTGCCAGTATTCACAAGCGTGCAATTTCCATAGAAGATTGCAGACATTTGATTACCGGaaagcaaaaaattgagGATGGATGGGAGCATGGCTTTATGGAACTAATGAATCAtaaggaaaaaaatatcaaaatattattaactCCAAACAACTATCATGAACTTGATTAGGTATTACATTACGATTTTTATGACTTTTTATCTATATTAAGCAAGTAGTAATTTTATACATAACGTTTGcagttatttttttttatttttttttttgtcatATTTGAGGATTTCATCAGAAGCGATGAggttgaaaatttttgaaattaaaaaatacTGATAACTAGTAGGAGACTTCTTACTCTCCACTTTTGATTCAACCATTCAAAGCACTGTTCAAATTGATATACTTCTGTGAATATGGCTAGAAAGATTACaaagaattcaagaaatgcCAGGCAGGGCCTTCTAGATGTTCCTGAGCCTGAAATCAGAGCGCTTGAAAATTTGCCAAGAGCTGAAAAGACGGACTTGactaatattttaattaGAACAGCAGCTAAGAACGAAGCTCTCTTAGATGCTAAGATGAGCAAGAAAAGATCTAGCAAGAACGGGATAAATAAAGTTTCCAAGAAGGcattagagaaaaaaatcgCTAGTACCGTAAATTCGATGGATAGGGAAAGATTAGAACGTGCTCttaatattacaaatagACTGGATGGCAAGGTTTCTAAATCTGTCTCGCGTGCAAAATTTGTCCAAACTACTAGAAAGGCCGGTTGGGACTCTATCAATGAATCCATTAAGAATGAATTAGCTCTACTCGGTGGCAAGAAATTAGACTCTAAACCAAAGGGCGAGACTGAAGACGAAGAAACTGAATTATTGGAGGAGCTCAATGAATTACCAAGCTCTTCTGAGGAGGGCAAAGAGACTGCCAGTAAAACTCCTGTTAATTTGTTCAGTTTATTATCTGCCGACGTTGAAGAATAGTTCTTCCCATGTGTGTATATAAGTCAATATTCTAATGTATACTAATTTCTCTGCATAATAGGTTTCTTGTTCCAATTTAAAAACTAATTGCGTGATTAAAAGAGGTAAGCAACTACAATCACTTCCAATGAAATATCTTGGAATGAAGATAAGGAGGAAGGTTGGAGTTGcggacaaaaaaaagttatatGGGAGGATGTATATACAATTAGTTAGTCACTACTAGTTAATAAAATGGTTTTAATTTTGGGACAAGCAAGCTCTATAAGTTCTCTTAGATTAACGCTTCTATTTGTAGTTGTGAAATTTAcgttattttcatcaatattttcaaacttACTCTCATAGTCAATGGCAATCGGattatttcttaaatcAACTTTGACTAAACTTTTGTTTgggatattttcaataagattGTAACAGCTTCTTAAATTGTTGTTTGGTAGatataattctttcaaaagtgGTAAAAATAAGTTGAAATCCTTAGGTAATTCAGTTAaatcattgatatattcTAATCGTAAAGTCAAGAGAGTCTTTGgcaaatttttccaatttggTAGACAATTTAtaaaacaatttttaattgttAACTCTTTCAGATTTTTGGGTAAAAAGGtccattttgaaatttttttgaaaccatCTAATTTTAAGATAGTTAATTTCGTGAAAGGTAATTCGCTGACCTGCCTTATGAATATGTCATTCAGACAAAAATTTGTTCCTAATATCGATAATGCTTGTAACTGACTAATTTGGTGAGTTGTTTCttgtaaaaatttcattggattattatccaaatttattgaatgtaaATTTTTAAGAAAGGATACATTTTTAATGGAAACaatgttattattactcAAATCTAAGTTTTTTAGACGGGACCAATTCTGCTCACAGCCGTTCACGTTATTTAAGATTTGTTTGAAATCGATGAACCCGCTAATCTTATTATATGATAAATTCAGGCTTTCAATGGGAATTCTTGAAAGGGATAAACCATTCAAACTGCTAATATTGTTGTGTGATAAATTGACAAATCTTAAATGTAATGAAAGCGACAGAAGTTTCAAATCTGGTCCTAAACAATTGTAGGATAAATCAAGATCTTCTAAATGGGGTAACAAATCCAAATGACATGTATGTGACCCAAGTTTATTGTTTGATGCCTTCAAGGTTGTAATATTCTTATTCAATCCTCTTATAGATACTAAGCTATTAAAGCTTACATTGCAACTGAAAACATTAGGcaatatttcattgaaattttgtatcgttgtcaaatttttatttgatagaTTTATACTAGTAGCTGATTTTGGGTCTTCGACTATAGCTCTTACAATTATTTCTAATTGGGAGCTTTTTTTCGACGATACGGCAGAATTGGTTCGAATCAACCTTGTTGAAATGTCATCGGAGGATATGAACACCTCATTGTGATGTTTAAATTTACcatcattcaaattgttgaattcattaaatgTAAAATCTGAGActgtattttcttcaaatgagtcgataatatcatctttattTGGGAGAAAGCAAGGAATATCGACTTTTTTAGTTGGTGGATTTGTTAATGTAGAATATTTATTCAAGCGTTGATAATAGCTTGGTATTTCCTTTGGACCATGACTCTTTTGAGGCGTAGAATCTATGTCCAGAATCCCACGCCGTGTCGGGAATGAGGAAGtgtatatattattgattgGTCTACCATTCTTCTGGATTGGTCTATTCATAAATGATTCTGTTTTCATACGCTTATAAATCACTTAGTTCCATAAGAAAGGGGACACCTGCAGACGCTACCTCTATCCTTTCAAGACTGactaaaagaaaaaaactgTTTTGAACTTGTGGTTGAGATTCCAAAGCTTTAACTTctttaaataatttcaaattctctACATTTACTGACACAACTCATTCTATTTTgtagaagaaaatggaCACTTTAAAAAGCGTCAGTGCAGCCCATACACCGCACTCTTTGTCTTTGTGCCAAATTTCCTGTTTTTTATCAGCAGAAAAAtggaagatttcaaaaagcCGGTTTATTGACTGaccaatgaaaaatcaatattcaaCCTTAGTTGCGCGGGTAAAAACAagatataaatttttgtgtaatcatcaatttcaatcaaGAATGCACCACTTTCACAGAACGAACGTATAACTGATGTTGATAAGATGAAATGGGACAGTACTGTGGCGACAGTCGTTCTGCTGGCGCCAGAGTTCTATCAGAGACACAGCTTTTGGTGATTGCTAGAATGGAGAACCTACATTTCCAGAAGGCCGTCGTACAACAGGTCTTTGGAGCCCTATAATTAGACTACAAATTTCAGTACAAAGAGTGGTACTTTCAAAGTCGAAGATAATGCGTTGTGATTGCTTTCCATTTCGATTATGTATTATTTAACCGCCCACCTCTTTATCAGACGCAAAAAGAGACACCCTGCCCTCAATGTTTTCCAAGAGTCCGGTTACGTGCAAGcgaaaaggaaaagagaaaaaaaacttcTCATGCAGGGGCGATTTACCCCCCCAACGAATAATCGGTAAAGAATTCCGGAGAACATATTGTTCGCACAGAATTTAGGGAAATGTTTGATTACATAAACCTTTTTTTTAAGAATTGGCGTGTGTGTGCTCCAATTTCTCTCGAGTGGAGGTTACCCTTACAAGATTCAGTACACGcaaatggaaaaaaaaattacttaATCTGAGAAACTTCTAGAAGACAACAGATTTGGAAACGATATACCccattatttcaaagatgtAAACATTTTTGTCTCTATATTGCACTCTACATTCGAGCGTATATCAATTATTACTTATTTATTAACTCCATCTCGTTGACAATTATTAGTATTCACGATTTTATTCTGAAGTAGGGGGGAGATAAGCCAACAAAATGTCATACAACGGTATCAAGGTCAATAATGATAAGATCCCTAAAGTGACAAGTTTTACAAGCTATCGTAATTTAATCGATGGAACCGCAACCGATGGCATCCCTTCATCATTTACGTGGAATAACTATAACAATGATGGCTACGTTTCTGGAAACAAACGATTGGAATGTAAAATATTACCGTACTGttccaattatttttcaattcgtgaattatcaaatcaagaaaacaaGGTTCTGAATTTCAAGAATCCGATGCAAAATTTTACTTTCCCAAATACCTCTCCACCGCTATCATATTCACATGatcaaaatgaatttaatacATTCAATGATCAACTGGCGAATGCAAATTTaagtaaagaaaatgaatatttgttgAAGAGATATTATGAAAATCAAAAGCCCAGCACCTTTGCCAATTTGAGAAGGAATAGCGTTTTAAGCTCTTCTGATTCATCAAAACTACAGAATGAGAAATTGGTTGCAATTTCGATAGtaaaagaatttataaCAAATCCTAAGTTACCAAATTCCATGCTCTCTCAGATTTGTGCCATTAAACCGGACATGATTACGACACATGCtgcttcttcattttttaagtatgaagaaaaattagctACGATAAATGTGCATGATTGGAATGTTTTTGATAGACAAACACTGTGGGTTCCTTCTGTTCGAGAAGACTTAAGATACCTTTTACTTGATCAAATTAGACTGAAGCGTGAAGGAGATTCAAGTAAGCCTGTTAATAAAGAAGATCCATGTGATATAATATCTTCGAAACCAATAGAAAAAACCGCACCTCTATTTATTGATGGAGAGAAGTATATTCCAGAAGAGTATGATTCCTATCTTGGTTCAAGTTTAATATCTTCCACATTTTCAGAATTTAAAATGCCCGCATTAGTTTATCACACTGCTATCGAATTGAACGGCCATATTTACGTTCTTGGCGGATTGTTACCTTCCTACAGGTATGACGAAGAGGCGCCCAATCTAGATGATTTCATTGTTGACGGGATCAATAATTTACCCCCTCCTCTTTTATCAAGCGTAATTAATAATCCCGCAATGTTGAGTAATCCATGTCTTTTTGACATATATGCTTTCTCTTCACGTGTTACGAAACCTGATATTTCTGGTAATCTTCCACCACCATTGTTATGTGCAAAAGCTAGCAAATTGACTGATCgatatttattcttttacGGTGGTTTCGAAGTCAAAGTTGAAactaaatttgatgaactTATTAACAAATAcataattaaaaaaaggaTTATGGTAAATAGCAATGGATTTGTTCTAGATACAATGACTTttaaatttaccaaaataGATGTCTTAGTACAGAAGGGGATGCCATCCAAATTCACAAATGATTATCATGTAAAACAAACAGATACGGCATTTGATTTGACGCCTAGATTTGGTCACTTGCAAGTTTCCTTCAACAAAGATGTTGATGAATCACAAAGCAATAATGGACGAAATTCTACTACTGTcacaataataatttttggtGGTTACAGACAAACAACTAATAATAGGTTTGTAGCAATGAATGATACGTGGAAAATAGATATTCCAATTatatcaagaaataaaagagGATATTGTGAGTTTGGTAAAACAGCGACAGCAGCAAAATTAAtagttgatgaagaagatcaGCTTTTGCCTTCAGAAAGAGCCTTTTTCGGTTACTGTTTATACAACAATTATCCTTGTACCAATTTCTCGATTTATGAAAAGCAATTATTGgatgatttgaaacaaaattttgaattcaatggtGCTTATGACAGTGATCTTGATTTCGACCCAGAAACATTTATGAATAAAGAAgatcttgaaaatataaGAAGAATTGGTGTCAATACTAACGAGAAACGTGGAGGCAAAAATAGAACGGATGTACCGAAGACAATAATTATTCATGGGGGGTCTAATAACTTTGATGTCTTTGGGGACTTATGGTGGTTTGACCTAGAAAGTCTGACCTGGAACAAGCTAGACATATCTGCAAAAATTAATGGTACTTTACAACCCGTAGAGTTAAAACTAGTGGGTCATACCATGGTTAACATTGGTCATGTGGCCATATTTTCTGGTGGattattagaagaagatattgagGAACTGTACTTTGGAAGGAAAAATACAATTGAAAGGGacaatcaaatttctcTGAGTCTGCATTTTTTAAACACTATTGATTTACATAACCTTCgtcttcttgaaaaaaagtaagTTATAAAGATTCGAAAAATCATaacgaagaagataaaaCTGTGATGGatggtaataataatatgtcATTAGTTGTAGATAGTTCAAttgataagaaaaataaaaagatgATATCATGTACTTGGGGTATAcattgattcaaatgaatgGTACATTTGCATTTATTGGTGGTGtattatcaaaaagatCTCAGATTCGAGATCTTCAATTAAAAGGaacaatattaaatataataCTTCCGTCAATGAGTTTGATAAACTGATATCTGTGCACTAGCTTTCTGGGAAAAAAGGAATCCTTACAATGAAGCTATTCATgagattcaaatttgtaataaaataatttttacGATTTCTAACGAATAAATAGGACataaactttttttttttgaggTGGAGAgtatgaatatataaaaacaATATATGATGAAGACAATTATCTATCACAATTTGATAGAATCAATCAAATGTTTAACAACATTTGGATTTGATAACGTGGTAATATCACCTAATTGATCAGATTCACCTgctaaaatttttctcaataTACGTCTCATAATTTTACCAGATCTAGTCTTTGGTAAATCATCAACAATAACAATTAATTTAGGCGCAGCAAATGGACCAATATCTTTACGAACAGTTAAAATTAGATGTTTTTTAATGTTACTTAATTCATCGTCTGAAGCATTAGACCAACTTGATctatttttcaaaacaaCAAACGCTGCAACAGCTTGACCAGttaaatcatcattaaaACCTACAACGGCACATTCAGCTACAAGTGAATCTTCTATTAATGTAGCTTCAATTTCAGCAGTAGATAATCTATGGCCAGAAACATTGACAACATCATCAACGCGACCAAGAATCCAAATGTATCCATCCTTATCCTTAGCAGCACCATCACCCGTAAAATAGTAACCAGGATAGGGATTTAGATATGTATCTTCAAATCTATCATGATTTTTCCAGATAGTCCTTGCAAATGATGGCCAAGAACGTTTAATGGCAAGAACACCTTCACAATGTTCATTCCTTATATCTGAATCTAATCTTGTACCAGTTTGTGGGTCCAAAATAGCTGGTTCGATAccaaaaaatggtaaagaTGCAGATCCAGGTTTCATTGGAGTAACGCCACCAGCTAATGGAGTGATCAAATGAGAACCACTTTCAGTTTGCCAATAAGTATCAATTACTGGAATTTCACGtttaccaattttttcatagTACCATTCCCAGACTTCAGCGGCAATTGGTTCACCAACGGACCCCAAAGAACGTAATGATTTTAAAGAATAATTTTGGATATATTCATCACCagatcttttcaataatcttAAAGCAGTTGGAGCAACATAAAATTGTGTCACTTTATGTTTATCGATGATTTGCCAATAACGAGAACAATTTGGATAAGTTGGGGTCCCttcaaatatcaaagtGGTACATCCATATGATAATGGACCATAAACAACATATGTATGGCCAGTAATCCAACCGATATCACCTGCAGTGAAAAACACATCGTCTTGATGAACATCAAAAGTGTAACGCATTGATAATAAAGCATTTAAAAGATAACCTGCAGTAGAATGTTGAACACCTTTTGGTGTTCCTGTTGAACCAGAagtatataataaaaataatggatGTTCAGAATCGACAGACTCACATGGATAgtaatttttatattttttcatttccgTGGACCAATCTAAATCTCTTGGATGTTGATAATTTacatttgaattattagtACGTTTAAAGATTAAAACATGTTCAACTTGTGGTGTCTCTTTAAGTGCATCATCAACAATTCTTTTagtttcaataattttaccACCTCTTAACGATTCATCCGCAGTAATAACTACTTTCGAATTACCATCGTTTATACGATCTcttaaagaatttgaagaaaatccTGCAAATACTACTGAATGAATGGCTCCAATTCTTGCAATGGCTAACAAAGTAATAATTGCTTGTGGAATCATTGGCATATAAACAGAAACAgtgtcattttttttaacattCATTGAATACTTTAGAACTTGAgccaattttgaaacttgtTCCAATAAGTCTTTATAAGTGTAAGTAgtttttaaattatttgaatcttGATCAGGTTCATAAATTAGTGCAATTttatttggatttttcaatgcatGTCTATCGACACAATTGTAACAAGCATTAATTTGTCCATTAATAAACCATgcattattttttaaagaaGGCAAACCATTATTATCCGAAATAAAAGTTTTATCAAATGGTTTTGAccaatttaaaaattgataagctttttctttatagaAAGTTTCTGGATCTTCAATTGACTGTTTGTAAAGTTTTTTATAATCATCAATTCCGTTTAAATGTGGAGAGTAacgatttttcaaagaaacttGTAATCTATGATTAATTGGTTTTTGTTTGACTGTATGTACAGAAGTTAAatgttcattttcattattttttttcttattttgtaattttatttcttggATTAGGTCAGTGTCAGTAGTGGTGGTGCTAGCAATTGTTTGTTCTTGAATAGTGGAAGAAGGTGACATAAATAGAAGGGTATACtataatataaaaaaaaaaagatagatgaaaatgaaaaccGCAAAGTGctctttatttttgttttttggGAAGTGGGATGAAAAGAGTATGTTAAATTAcacaaaaacaaaaaaatgctgtcttttatatacttttttttttcctttccagctttattatctttacGTTTTTGTGGCACTTCTCAAAAATTTAGCCGCCGTTGCTAACCAGATAAAATAATGCtcgaaagaaaaaatgtaTTGTGTTGTGGattcaacaaaatattcagTAGCGACGGACCGTCGGAATGGCggttaaaaaaaaaaaataaaatcgGTTAATTTTATGTTATTTATAGTGGTAATATAATACTCTAGCAACATTCCCCCCCAATTACGGCACGCACTTGGGATGCTCTGGGTTTTAGGGGACATACACATAAACACTGATTGAAAAAGACCAAAGGAGAATTTATCTGCCTACACTTCCTCCCGTATCCAcgataaaagaaaatagtaTGAAGGGTGGGGAAACAATGTCGAGAGCTTTTCCTGTTGAATAAATATCCTTTGAACTTTGACGGGGAACGGTGGAGTGCAGAATAATCACACTAATCTTGATATACAGTCACGTGAGGGCATTTATCGAGTGAAAGTGGCAGCAACAATGGAAGCAGACATTCTATTCCACCTGTTATCCAAATTATCAAACCATGATTTTTCTGGTGGTAAATTGCAAATGTAAAGCGAATAACTTGGGGAGTCATTTTGTTTACGCCGCACCAAAAATTATAAACCCTACAAAGTAGAGTCAGGGCCGTATCAAGGATACACGTACATAGTGATACTGTAACGTTTTAGGTAGATCTCTCGAGTTGGAAATTAGTGGAACAAAGTATGCCCTTCCGATATAGAAAAACTACCGCAACACTCCCCCCCCCCCATGTCAATCGATATTGTACCCTATTTGAAGTGTACCAATATTAAGCACTATCGAGGTTCTCGAAGAAAACCAATCCAATATCTCTTCCCTCCGTCGTTTTCTTAGCATGGActaaatttcaaaaaaacaGCACCAAAAATCCGCAtaaggaaaaaaattgctttTCAAATCTCTCGACCGCTCTGAGGcttcaaaaagaaaaacatgGCGAGTTTAAATATAGATGTAGGCTCATCTTAATACTGATTTAATCATTTTA
It encodes:
- the ACS1 gene encoding acetate--CoA ligase 1 (similar to Saccharomyces cerevisiae ACS1 (YAL054C); ancestral locus Anc_7.15): MSPSSTIQEQTIASTTTTDTDLIQEIKLQNKKKNNENEHLTSVHTVKQKPINHRLQVSLKNRYSPHLNGIDDYKKLYKQSIEDPETFYKEKAYQFLNWSKPFDKTFISDNNGLPSLKNNAWFINGQINACYNCVDRHALKNPNKIALIYEPDQDSNNLKTTYTYKDLLEQVSKLAQVLKYSMNVKKNDTVSVYMPMIPQAIITLLAIARIGAIHSVVFAGFSSNSLRDRINDGNSKVVITADESLRGGKIIETKRIVDDALKETPQVEHVLIFKRTNNSNVNYQHPRDLDWSTEMKKYKNYYPCESVDSEHPLFLLYTSGSTGTPKGVQHSTAGYLLNALLSMRYTFDVHQDDVFFTAGDIGWITGHTYVVYGPLSYGCTTLIFEGTPTYPNCSRYWQIIDKHKVTQFYVAPTALRLLKRSGDEYIQNYSLKSLRSLGSVGEPIAAEVWEWYYEKIGKREIPVIDTYWQTESGSHLITPLAGGVTPMKPGSASLPFFGIEPAILDPQTGTRLDSDIRNEHCEGVLAIKRSWPSFARTIWKNHDRFEDTYLNPYPGYYFTGDGAAKDKDGYIWILGRVDDVVNVSGHRLSTAEIEATLIEDSLVAECAVVGFNDDLTGQAVAAFVVLKNRSSWSNASDDELSNIKKHLILTVRKDIGPFAAPKLIVIVDDLPKTRSGKIMRRILRKILAGESDQLGDITTLSNPNVVKHLIDSIKL